The following coding sequences are from one Humulus lupulus chromosome X, drHumLupu1.1, whole genome shotgun sequence window:
- the LOC133804806 gene encoding xanthine dehydrogenase 1-like, whose translation MGSLEQIEGGGGDSMEAILYVNGVRKVLPDGLAHFTLLEYLRDMCLTGTKLGCGEGGCGACTVMVSYYNEKLKKCLHYAVNACLAPLYSVEGMHVITVEGVGNHKSGLHPIQESVARSHGSQCGFCTPGFIMSMYALLRSSKTAPTEEQIEECLAGNLCRCTGYRPIVDAFRVFAKTDDMLYTDISSSLSHPEESDFICPSTGKPCSCRSKLKRAEQGTACCAGRFEPISFNETDGSTYNDKELIFPPEFLLRKSKSLTLSGFGGELKWFRPLTLEHLLDLKAKFPDAKILVGNTEVGIEMRLKRIQYQTLICVTHVPELNTLNVTDSGIEIGAAVRLSELMKVFRKVIAKRAAHETSSCKAFVEQLKWFGGTQIKNVASVGGNICTASPISDLNPLWMVSRAVFQIIDCEGNIRTTPAKSFFLGYRKVDLAMNEILASVFLPWTRPSEFVKEFKQAHRREDDIAIVNAGFRVYFKDNGENRVVSDASIVYGGVAPLSHSAKTTQEYLKGKIWNQELLQDALKVLQKDVLIKDDAPGGMVEFRKSLTLSFFFKFFLWISHQLDAAQCVVTNSFPLSHLSAVESSPRPTVIGSQDYEIRKHGTAVGAPEVHLSSRLQVTGEAQYADDTPLPTNGLHAALVLSRKPHARILSIDDSGAKSSPGFVGIYFANNVPGDNKIGPIIHDEELFASEFVTCVGQTIGVVVADTHENAKLAARRVHVEYAELPAILSIQDAINAKSFHPNTERWMKKGDVDLCFQSGECDKVIEGDVHVGGQEHFYLEANSTVIWTIDGGNEVHMVSSTQAPHLHQKYVSNVLGLPLSNVVCKTKRIGGGFGGKETRSAFIAAVAAVPSYLLNLPVKITLDRDTDMMVSGQRHSFLAKYKVGFTNDGKVLALDLEIYNNAGNTLDLSLAVLERAMFHSDNVYDIPNIRIMGRVCFTNITSNTAFRGFGGPQGMIITENWIQRMAVELRKSPEEIREINFQGEGSVLHYGQKIENSTLSQVWNELKLSSLFSDARNEVDQFNNRNRWKKRGISMIPTKFGISFTLKLMNQAGALVHVYTDGSVLVTHGGVEMGQGLHTKVAQIAASAFNIPLSSVFISETSTDKVPNSSPTAASASSDMYGAAVLDACEKIKARMEPIASQHNFSSFAELVIACYAARIDLCAHGFYITPDIDFDWETCKGNPFRYFTYGAAFSEVEIDTLTGDFHTRVANIILDLGYSLNPAIDVGQIEGAFMQGLGWVALEELKWGDPAHKWIPQGYLYTCGPGSYKIPSLNDVPLKFNVSLLKGHPNVKAVHSSKAVGEPPFFLASAVFFAIKDAIAAARAEVGKSGWFPLDNPATPERIRMACLDEFTEPFIGSEFRPKLSI comes from the exons ATGGGATCTTTGGAACAAATTGAAGGTGGTGGAGGGGATTCAATGGAAGCGATTCTCTATGTCAATGGAGTTCGAAAAGTTTTGCCTGATGGGTTGGCTCACTTCACTCTTCTTGAGTACCTCAGAG ATATGTGTTTGACGGGGACAAAGCTTGGCTGTGGTGAAGGTGGTTGTGGAGCTTGTACTGTTATGGTTTCCTATTATAATGAAAAGTTGAAGAAATGTCT gcACTATGCTGTCAATGCTTGCTTGGCTCCTTTGTACTCAGTGGAAGGAATGCATGTCATCACAGTGGAAGGAGTAGGAAACCACAAGAGTGGTCTGCACCCCATTCAA GAATCAGTAGCACGATCTCATGGCTCACAGTGTGGGTTCTGTACCCCTGGCTTTATCATGTCTATGTATGCATTGCTAAGGTCAAGTAAAACAGCACCTACAGAGGAGCAGATTGAAGAGTGCCTTGCAGGAAATTTGTGTAGATGCACAGGTTACAGACCAATTGTTGACGCATTTCGAGTCTTTGCTAAGACGGATGACATGTTATATACAGATATATCTTCTTCTCTAAGTCATCCTGAAGAAAGTGACTTCATTTGCCCTTCTACAGGAAAGCCTTGCTCATGTAGATCAAAACTTAAAAGAGCTGAACAAGGGACTGCTTGTTGTGCTGGGAGGTTTGAACCTATATCGTTTAATGAAACTGATGGAAGCACTTATAATGACAAAGAATTGATTTTTCCTCCTGAATTTTTGTTGAGGAAATCAAAGTCTTTGACTTTAAGTGGATTTGGTGGTGAGCTTAAGTGGTTTCGACCCTTAACACTTGAACATTTGCTGGATTTGAAAGCAAAGTTTCCAGATGCTAAGATATTGGTTGGTAATACTGAAGTGGGAATTGAGATGAGATTGAAAAGAATCCAATATCAGACATTGATTTGTGTTACACATGTACCTGAACTCAACACATTGAATGTAACAGACAGTGGTATAGAGATTGGTGCAGCAGTAAGACTATCTGAACTCATGAAAGTTTTCAGAAAGGTCATAGCAAAGCGTGCTGCTCATGAAACCTCATCTTGTAAGGCCTTTGTTGAACAGTTGAAATGGTTTGGAGGGACACAGATAAAAAATGTTGCATCTGTTGGTGGGAACATATGCACTGCAAGCCCAATATCAGACTTGAACCCTTTGTGGATGGTGTCTAGAGCAGTGTTTCAAATCATTGATTGTGAAGGAAACATAAGAACAACTCCTGCAAAAAGCTTTTTTCTTGGTTATCGTAAGGTTGATCTAGCAATGAATGAAATTTTGGCGTCAGTATTCTTACCATGGACTAGGCCTTCTGAGTTTGTTAAAGAGTTTAAGCAGGCTCATCGAAGGGAGGATGACATTGCAATTGTAAATGCTGGATTTCGTGTTTATTTCAAGGACAATGGTGAAAATCGGGTTGTTTCAGATGCATCTATTGTTTATGGTGGAGTAGCTCCACTCTCTCATTCTGCAAAAACAACACAAGAATATCTCAAGGGAAAGATTTGGAACCAGGAGCTACTTCAGGATGCTTTAAAAGTCTTACAAAAGGATGTTTTAATCAAGGATGATGCCCCTGGTGGCATGGTGGAGTTTAGAAAATCACTAACTCTTAgcttttttttcaaattttttctaTGGATTTCTCATCAATTGGATGCAGCACAATGTGTCGTTACAAATAGTTTTCCATTGTCTCATCTATCCGCTGTTGAATCATCTCCTCGGCCAACTGTTATAGGAAGTCAAGACTATGAGATTAGAAAACATGGAACAGCTGTGGGTGCTCCCGAAGTTCATCTGTCATCTAGACTCCAG GTTACTGGGGAGGCTCAATATGCTGATGACACTCCATTACCTACTAATGGTTTGCATGCTGCTTTAGTACTTAGCAGAAAACCTCATGCTCGGATACTTTCAATAGATGATTCAGGAGCAAAATCTTCACCTGGGTTTGTAGGGATATACTTTGCAAACAATGTTCCAGGTGATAATAAGATTGGACCGATTATTCATGATGAGGAACTATTTGCTTCAGAATTTGTCACTTGTGTTGGTCAG ACTATAGGAGTTGTTGTTGCTGATACGCATGAAAATGCTAAGTTAGCAGCAAGAAGGGTTCATGTTGAGTATGCAGAACTTCCAGCAATCTTATCAATACAAGATGCAATCAATGCTAAAAGTTTCCATCCTAATACAGAGAGGTGGATGAAGAAAGGGGATGTTGATCTCTGTTTCCAATCAGGGGAATGTGATAAGGTTATAGAGGGGGATGTTCATGTTGGAGGACAGGAACATTTCTACTTAGAGGCCAATAGCACTGTGATATGGACAATAGATGGTGGTAATGAAGTTCATATGGTTTCATCAACACAA GCCCCACACCTGCATCAGAAATACGTTTCCAATGTTCTTGGCCTTCCACTATCAAATGTCGTTTGTAAAACCAAGCGTATTGGTGGTGGTTTCGGTGGGAAGGAGACAAGATCTGCTTTCATTGCTGCTGTGGCTGCTGTCCCTTCATATCTGTTGAATCTCCCAGTTAAAATAACATTAGACCGTGATACAGACATGATGGTATCTGGGCAACGACATAGCTTTCTTGCAAAATACAAG GTTGGATTTACAAATGATGGGAAAGTTCTGGCTTTGGATCTTGAAATCTATAACAATGCTGGAAATACATTAGACTTATCTCTTGCTGTGCTTGAGCGTGCTATGTTCCACTCTGATAATGTTTATGATATACCGAATATAAGGATTATGGGAAGGGTGTGCTTCACTAATATCACTAGCAACACCGCCTTTCGAGGATTTGGTGGTCCTCAGGGAATGATAATAACTGAGAACTGGATTCAAAGAATGGCTGTGGAGCTCAGAAAAAGCCCTGAGGAAATAAGG gaAATCAATTTTCAAGGTGAAGGGTCAGTTTTACATTATGGCCAAAAGATAGAAAACAGTACTTTGTCCCAGGTGTGGAATGAGCTAAAGTTATCTTCTCTATTTTCGGATGCTCGCAATGAAGTTGATCAATTTAATAATCGAAACCGGTGGAAGAAGCGTGGTATCTCCATGATACCCACAAAATTTGGCATATCTTTTACTTTAAAGCTTATGAACCAG GCAGGTGCTCTTGTTCATGTCTACACTGATGGATCAGTTTTAGTTACTCATGGGGGTGTTGAAATGGGGCAAGGTTTACACACTAAAGTTGCTCAGATTGCTGCCTCCGCCTTCAATATCCCTCTCAGTTCTGTCTTCATATCAGAAACAAGTACTGACAAG GTTCCGAATTCATCGCCCACGGCAGCTTCTGCGAGTTCGGATATGTATGGAGCTGCAGTTTTGGATGCCTGTGAGAAAATTAAGGCACGTATGGAGCCCATAGCTTCACAACATAATTTCAGCTCTTTTGCTGAG CTTGTCATTGCGTGCTATGCTGCTCGGATTGACCTTTGTGCTCATGGATTTTACATTACACCAGACATTGACTTTGACTGGGAGACTTGTAAGGGTAACCCATTCAGGTACTTCACATATGGGGCAGCATTCTCAGAGGTTGAAATTGACACACTGACTGGAGATTTTCACACTAGAGTGGCTAACATTATTCTGGACCTTGGGTATTCTCTCAACCCAGCCATTGATGTTGGGCAG ATTGAAGGAGCTTTCATGCAAGGTTTGGGCTGGGTGGCTTTAGAAGAACTGAAATGGGGAGATCCAGCTCATAAGTGGATACCACAGGGCTACCTATACACATGTGgccctgggagttacaaaatccCTTCTCTAAATGATGTCCCCCTCAAATTCAATGTTTCACTCTTGAAG GGACATCCAAATGTAAAAGCAGTCCACTCATCCAAAGCTGTTGGAGAGCCCCCATTCTTTCTGGCATCAGCAGTGTTCTTTGCAATCAAAGACGCCATTGCAGCTGCAAGAGCAGAAGTTGGGAAGAGTGGCTGGTTCCCTCTTGATAATCCAGCTACACCAGAAAGAATCCGAATGGCTTGTTTAGATGAATTCACAGAACCTTTCATTGGTTCCGAGTTCAGGCCTAAACTTAGCATCTAA